The Cystobacter fuscus DSM 2262 genome includes a region encoding these proteins:
- a CDS encoding M20/M25/M40 family metallo-hydrolase produces MRTMKFGAAALLLMCTTPAFAGEKDKEVWITIGTDALEPALASFQGQGLVAPTVTREKGGVAVMRVRESQLETLASAMHDKLNRCAGFIAHDSEEQALAAVEGAASPKPVQSLISYTIDNATTVNALLGSVQETSIRSTITSLSTKWTSRRYNVQSGADAATWLKSQWTALAGSRSDVSVAFFNHSSWLQPSVILTIKGTTLPNEVVVLGGHLDSINGSSSTASAPGADDDASGIASLTEVIRVAMLKGYKPARTVKFMAYAAEEVGLKGSAAIAAQHKSSGINVVGVLQLDMTNYRGSSYDIVLVSDYTNAAQNSFLSSLISKYLPGVTSTSTRCGYGCSDHASWYNQGYAASIPFEALMGQDNPYIHTSSDTLTQSAGSAQNSVKFVKLAAAYVAELAKGTAGSALVSDAEAER; encoded by the coding sequence ATGAGGACGATGAAGTTCGGTGCGGCCGCGTTGTTGCTGATGTGCACCACCCCCGCGTTCGCGGGAGAGAAGGACAAGGAGGTGTGGATCACCATCGGGACGGACGCGCTGGAGCCGGCGCTGGCCTCGTTCCAGGGGCAGGGCCTGGTGGCGCCGACCGTGACGCGCGAGAAGGGTGGCGTCGCGGTGATGCGCGTGCGCGAGTCCCAGCTGGAGACGCTGGCCTCGGCGATGCACGACAAGCTCAACCGGTGCGCGGGCTTCATCGCCCATGACTCCGAGGAGCAGGCGCTGGCCGCGGTGGAGGGAGCTGCCTCGCCCAAGCCGGTGCAGTCCCTCATCAGCTACACCATCGACAACGCGACGACGGTGAACGCGCTGCTGGGCAGCGTCCAGGAGACGAGCATCCGCAGCACCATCACCTCGCTGTCCACGAAGTGGACGTCGCGCCGCTACAACGTGCAGTCGGGCGCGGACGCGGCCACGTGGCTCAAGAGCCAGTGGACGGCGCTGGCCGGCTCGCGCAGCGACGTGTCGGTGGCGTTCTTCAATCACTCCTCCTGGCTGCAGCCGTCCGTCATCCTCACCATCAAGGGCACCACGCTGCCCAACGAGGTGGTGGTGCTCGGCGGGCACCTGGACTCCATCAACGGCAGCAGCTCCACGGCCAGCGCGCCGGGCGCGGACGATGACGCCTCGGGCATCGCCTCGCTCACCGAGGTCATCCGCGTGGCCATGCTCAAGGGCTACAAGCCGGCCCGCACGGTGAAGTTCATGGCCTACGCCGCCGAGGAGGTGGGCCTCAAGGGCTCGGCCGCCATCGCCGCCCAGCACAAGAGCAGCGGCATCAACGTGGTGGGCGTGCTCCAGCTGGACATGACCAACTACCGCGGCTCCAGCTACGACATCGTCCTGGTGTCCGACTACACCAACGCCGCGCAGAACTCCTTCCTCTCCAGCCTCATCTCCAAGTACCTGCCCGGGGTGACCTCGACCTCCACGCGCTGCGGCTACGGCTGCTCGGACCACGCCTCCTGGTACAACCAGGGCTACGCGGCCTCCATCCCCTTCGAGGCGCTCATGGGCCAGGACAACCCGTACATCCACACCTCGAGCGACACGCTCACGCAGTCGGCCGGGAGCGCGCAGAACTCGGTCAAGTTCGTGAAGCTGGCCGCGGCCTACGTGGCCGAGCTGGCCAAGGGCACGGCGGGCTCCGCCCTGGTGTCGGACGCCGAAGCCGAGCGTTGA
- a CDS encoding MBOAT family O-acyltransferase: MIFNTLAYFLLFLIPAALLFRLLPPGARPWMCTLFGALFFVYFSLTESGGAVGAACLAIFAWEALCSRLYRPGSWLCLLGVVQSVFFLAVFKYWNFFTGLAFGSRETNPFYWEGAFLPLGISFFTFEFIHYAVDRYRDKTRTGSLGQYMAFILFFPTMVAGPIKRYQDFLPKLEAPSTDWRTDWERGTTRILCGLAKKFVIADTLTAMTVHLNQADLAVAHRAMLPVWLLAYGMQIYFDFSAYSDIAIGSTRLFGIKVPENFDWPYLCTNIAEFWRHWHISLSKWLTDYVYIPLGGSRRAPVLVYANLMTTMLVSGIWHGAGTNFVVWGLWHGGLLALHRLWSRWRGPREGPPSFAGQALSWALTFVMVNLGWAFFCMDLPTARFFFRRLFLG; the protein is encoded by the coding sequence ATGATCTTCAACACCCTCGCGTACTTCCTCCTGTTCCTCATTCCGGCGGCCCTGCTCTTCCGGCTCCTGCCGCCCGGTGCCAGACCGTGGATGTGCACCCTCTTCGGCGCGCTCTTCTTCGTCTACTTCTCGTTGACGGAGTCCGGTGGCGCCGTGGGCGCGGCCTGCCTCGCCATCTTCGCCTGGGAAGCGCTCTGCAGCCGCCTCTACCGCCCGGGCTCGTGGCTGTGCCTGCTCGGCGTGGTGCAGAGCGTCTTCTTCCTCGCGGTGTTCAAGTACTGGAACTTCTTCACCGGGCTGGCCTTCGGGTCCCGGGAGACGAATCCGTTCTACTGGGAGGGGGCCTTCCTCCCGCTCGGCATCTCGTTCTTCACCTTCGAGTTCATCCACTACGCCGTGGACCGCTACCGCGACAAGACGAGGACGGGGAGCCTCGGCCAGTACATGGCCTTCATCCTGTTCTTCCCCACCATGGTGGCCGGACCCATCAAGCGCTACCAGGACTTCCTGCCCAAGCTGGAGGCGCCGAGCACCGACTGGCGCACCGACTGGGAGCGCGGCACCACCCGCATCCTCTGCGGCCTCGCCAAGAAGTTCGTCATCGCCGACACCCTCACCGCGATGACCGTCCACCTCAACCAGGCCGATCTCGCCGTGGCCCACCGGGCCATGCTGCCCGTGTGGCTGCTCGCGTACGGGATGCAGATATACTTCGACTTCTCGGCCTATTCCGACATCGCCATCGGCTCCACGCGCCTGTTCGGCATCAAGGTTCCCGAGAACTTCGACTGGCCCTACCTGTGCACCAACATCGCCGAGTTCTGGCGGCACTGGCACATCTCGCTCTCCAAATGGCTCACCGACTACGTCTACATCCCGCTCGGCGGCTCGCGGCGCGCGCCCGTGCTCGTCTACGCCAACCTGATGACCACCATGCTGGTGAGCGGCATCTGGCACGGCGCGGGCACCAACTTCGTCGTGTGGGGGCTGTGGCACGGAGGGCTGCTCGCCCTCCACCGCCTCTGGTCGCGCTGGCGAGGCCCCCGCGAGGGCCCTCCGTCCTTCGCCGGCCAGGCGCTGAGCTGGGCGCTCACCTTCGTCATGGTCAATCTGGGCTGGGCGTTCTTCTGCATGGACCTGCCCACGGCCCGGTTCTTCTTCCGCCGGTTGTTCCTCGGGTGA
- a CDS encoding SGNH/GDSL hydrolase family protein, whose amino-acid sequence MTRRHLLPSVVTALAVLLVFNLAVTMATRLTARRQFLARLDNAPRDTRLLFLGNSLLEDGTDLAAFAAAWSPAGQAPASFNAALHATTPVEHALVLKQALPRLPQVRDIVYGYFDDQLSLQSNTGWRDMISSRALAYSFPEDAAALYAPGSWETAWRFRAMSLMPMLAERTTIWSKVETLRKAMGAWGMSAGTAPKQEDLEELARRLGRVVQEDRGFSAAVKELFRLAETRGARMVVVAMPDGRPPGFHDGPAARALRAYNRAKVEAAHGLYIDASQWVTDRKYFKADGVHLNPEGARLFSEQLGRELSRARGLDRSSD is encoded by the coding sequence ATGACCCGAAGGCACCTGCTCCCGTCCGTTGTCACCGCGCTCGCGGTGCTCCTCGTGTTCAACCTCGCCGTCACGATGGCGACCCGGCTGACCGCGAGACGTCAGTTCCTCGCCCGCCTCGACAACGCCCCACGAGACACCCGGCTGCTCTTCCTGGGCAACTCCCTGCTCGAGGACGGAACCGACCTCGCCGCCTTCGCCGCGGCGTGGAGCCCGGCCGGACAAGCGCCCGCCTCGTTCAACGCGGCGCTCCACGCGACGACGCCCGTGGAGCACGCGCTCGTCCTGAAACAGGCGCTCCCTCGGCTGCCCCAGGTGCGGGACATCGTCTACGGCTACTTCGACGATCAGCTCAGCCTCCAGTCCAACACCGGTTGGCGAGACATGATCAGCAGCCGCGCCCTCGCCTACTCCTTCCCCGAGGATGCCGCCGCGCTCTACGCGCCCGGCTCGTGGGAGACGGCGTGGCGCTTCCGCGCCATGTCGCTGATGCCCATGCTCGCCGAGCGCACCACCATCTGGTCCAAGGTGGAGACGCTCCGCAAGGCGATGGGTGCCTGGGGCATGTCGGCCGGCACGGCCCCGAAGCAGGAAGATCTGGAGGAGCTGGCCCGGCGGCTCGGCCGCGTGGTCCAGGAGGACCGGGGGTTCTCCGCGGCCGTGAAGGAGCTCTTCCGCCTGGCCGAGACCCGGGGCGCCCGGATGGTCGTCGTCGCGATGCCCGACGGGCGTCCGCCCGGGTTCCACGACGGGCCGGCCGCACGCGCGCTGCGCGCCTACAACCGCGCGAAGGTGGAGGCGGCCCACGGCCTCTACATCGACGCGAGCCAGTGGGTCACGGATCGCAAGTACTTCAAGGCGGACGGAGTCCACCTGAATCCAGAGGGCGCCCGGCTCTTCAGTGAGCAGCTCGGGCGGGAGCTGTCGCGCGCGCGCGGCCTCGATCGCTCCAGCGATTGA
- a CDS encoding glycosyltransferase family 4 protein, whose product MRLAMALGGTDWGRSGIGTYTRAVLARLGRALRASGGELVALGTPRDFEAYEGVLADARRVVLPSMLDKPVLSASWYLTRVGACARSAGADALLLPAANRRVPLRLGLPSVGVVHDLAQFNVPNKYDGLRTRYVRNLLPRAFSSLSALVVVSESTRADVARILDYSPERLHVIPNGVDTDRFHTPDPSQIARARAHTDLSGDYLLYLSRLEHPGKNHLRLLQAYAASPVRHTHQLALVGADWGGEARIRAEIQRLKLEGRVRILGFVADEFIPGLLADASAVIAVGLCEGFGLPALEALAMGRPVVVSNTGALPEVVGELGILCDPYDPSDMSAALTRVVGDTAWRERITREGPTYARRLNWDRSCDQLLTLCYQVAAVPRPVPQVPVRPSRVTAAIKAA is encoded by the coding sequence ATGAGGCTGGCAATGGCGCTGGGCGGAACCGACTGGGGCCGCTCCGGAATTGGTACGTATACTCGCGCGGTGCTGGCGAGGCTGGGACGGGCGCTGCGTGCGTCCGGTGGCGAGTTGGTGGCGCTCGGTACCCCGCGGGATTTCGAAGCGTATGAGGGGGTCCTCGCGGACGCGAGGCGGGTGGTGCTGCCCTCGATGCTGGACAAGCCGGTGCTGAGTGCCTCGTGGTATCTCACCCGCGTGGGCGCCTGTGCGCGCTCGGCGGGGGCGGACGCGCTGCTGTTGCCCGCGGCGAACCGCCGGGTGCCGCTGCGGCTCGGCCTTCCCTCGGTGGGCGTGGTCCACGATCTCGCCCAGTTCAACGTCCCGAACAAGTACGACGGGCTGCGCACCCGCTACGTGCGCAACCTGCTGCCCCGGGCGTTCTCGTCCCTGTCGGCCCTGGTGGTGGTCAGCGAGTCCACCCGCGCGGACGTGGCGCGCATCCTCGACTACTCACCCGAGCGGCTCCACGTGATTCCCAATGGCGTGGACACCGACCGCTTCCACACGCCGGATCCCTCGCAGATCGCGCGGGCGCGCGCCCATACGGACCTGAGCGGTGACTACCTGCTCTACCTGTCGCGCCTGGAGCATCCGGGCAAGAACCACCTGCGGCTGTTGCAGGCCTATGCCGCGTCTCCCGTGCGCCACACCCACCAGCTCGCCCTGGTGGGAGCGGACTGGGGCGGTGAGGCCCGCATCCGCGCGGAGATCCAGCGCTTGAAGCTCGAGGGGCGCGTGCGGATCCTCGGCTTCGTGGCCGACGAGTTCATCCCCGGGCTGCTCGCCGATGCCTCCGCGGTCATCGCGGTGGGGCTGTGCGAGGGCTTTGGTCTGCCCGCGCTGGAGGCGCTGGCCATGGGCCGCCCCGTGGTCGTCTCCAACACCGGCGCCCTGCCCGAGGTCGTCGGAGAGCTGGGCATCCTCTGCGATCCCTACGACCCCTCGGACATGTCCGCGGCGCTGACCCGGGTGGTGGGAGATACCGCGTGGCGTGAGCGCATCACCCGGGAGGGCCCCACGTATGCGCGGCGGCTCAACTGGGATCGCTCCTGCGACCAGCTGCTGACCCTGTGCTACCAGGTGGCCGCCGTCCCCAGGCCGGTACCTCAGGTCCCGGTTCGTCCTTCTCGCGTGACCGCGGCGATCAAGGCGGCCTAG
- a CDS encoding GumC family protein, whose protein sequence is MTDAGLEQRPGLPLEPVRLAWALRRRARLIALAVVLSIPVGLVVAFFLAPREFVAQSVLVWEPVARSSTPARDLQTLTSSVKLPGNLAQVRERLKLSNSLEDVGARIRVGVVSNESNVLTISGSGANSEEAARFTQAVTDVFLDARVRIARTRTEEKLKGLKEEVEQMHKQLTSARERYDGFRTQHQVVDFTLDRQTAIDQLALLRSEMHKSRAEADSTTAKASLLRSAVQKAPAQLVLTENQVQADRQKLAELSALLTARRASLSQEHPEVQGLQASVEALEQTPADAYTVTGRQVGANPEFLVLQEQLTRTSIDGEAAQKKLQSYSKLQESLNERVLQLTALEGEANLLLADVRLAEERLGKLKAEQAELEAAVRQPSSELRVLNSPVPPPYAAQSSRRKVALAFPLLAGLLAVLFVVGQELRGLRLRTPSEIAFWAKAPVLASSSWPQAPEELRNLVLELASRGEQAQGTTLLLPLDPARSASAAELVEALRPRMPFLRLWDETDRVQALRRASRESARVVVLVDAGAHAALEFTGLRRLLGREDGIGLVVLGLGPELALLRDRVGDDSDFWGPSLSHADLSPVRGVVKESYPLDSEQRLGGRR, encoded by the coding sequence GTGACCGATGCGGGCTTGGAGCAGCGGCCCGGCCTGCCGTTGGAGCCCGTGCGGCTCGCGTGGGCGTTGCGCCGGAGGGCCCGGCTGATCGCCCTGGCCGTGGTGCTTAGCATTCCGGTGGGGCTGGTGGTGGCGTTCTTCCTGGCGCCGCGGGAGTTCGTGGCCCAGTCGGTGCTGGTCTGGGAGCCGGTGGCGCGCTCCTCGACGCCCGCCCGGGATCTGCAGACCCTGACGAGCTCGGTGAAGTTGCCGGGCAACCTCGCGCAGGTCCGCGAGCGGCTGAAGCTGAGCAACTCCCTCGAGGATGTGGGGGCGCGCATCCGCGTGGGCGTCGTCTCCAACGAGTCGAACGTCCTGACCATCTCGGGCTCGGGCGCCAACTCGGAGGAGGCCGCGCGCTTCACCCAGGCCGTGACGGATGTCTTCCTGGATGCGCGGGTGCGGATCGCCCGGACGCGCACGGAGGAGAAGCTCAAGGGCCTCAAGGAGGAGGTGGAGCAGATGCACAAGCAGCTCACCTCCGCCCGTGAGCGCTACGACGGCTTCCGTACCCAGCACCAGGTGGTGGACTTCACCCTCGACCGCCAGACGGCCATCGACCAGCTGGCCCTGCTGCGCTCGGAGATGCACAAGAGCCGCGCCGAGGCGGATTCGACCACGGCGAAGGCGAGTCTGCTGCGCTCGGCGGTCCAGAAGGCCCCCGCCCAGCTCGTGCTCACGGAGAACCAGGTCCAGGCGGATCGCCAGAAGCTGGCCGAGCTGAGCGCCCTGCTCACCGCCCGCCGCGCGAGCCTCTCCCAGGAGCACCCCGAGGTCCAGGGACTCCAGGCCTCGGTGGAGGCCCTGGAGCAGACGCCCGCGGATGCCTACACCGTGACGGGCAGGCAGGTGGGGGCCAATCCGGAGTTCCTGGTGCTGCAGGAGCAGCTCACGCGCACCTCCATCGATGGAGAGGCGGCGCAGAAGAAGTTGCAGTCCTACTCCAAGCTGCAGGAGTCCCTCAACGAGCGCGTCCTCCAGCTCACGGCGTTGGAGGGCGAGGCCAACCTGTTGCTGGCGGACGTGCGGCTCGCCGAGGAGCGACTGGGCAAGCTCAAGGCGGAGCAGGCCGAGCTCGAGGCGGCGGTGCGTCAGCCCTCCTCCGAGCTCCGGGTGCTCAACAGCCCGGTGCCCCCGCCCTATGCGGCCCAGTCGTCCCGCCGCAAGGTGGCCCTCGCGTTCCCGCTGCTCGCGGGACTGCTCGCCGTGCTCTTCGTCGTCGGCCAGGAGCTGCGGGGCTTGCGGCTGCGCACCCCGTCGGAAATCGCTTTCTGGGCGAAGGCCCCCGTGCTCGCCTCCTCGTCGTGGCCCCAGGCCCCGGAGGAACTGCGCAACCTCGTCCTGGAGCTCGCCTCGCGCGGAGAGCAGGCGCAGGGGACGACCTTGCTCTTGCCCCTGGATCCCGCGCGGAGCGCGAGCGCCGCCGAGCTCGTGGAGGCGCTGCGCCCGCGGATGCCCTTCCTGCGGCTGTGGGACGAGACCGACCGCGTCCAGGCGCTGCGGCGTGCCTCGCGCGAGAGTGCCCGGGTGGTGGTGTTGGTGGATGCGGGGGCGCACGCCGCGCTGGAGTTCACCGGACTGCGGCGTCTGCTCGGCCGGGAGGACGGCATCGGCCTCGTGGTGCTCGGGCTGGGGCCCGAGCTGGCCCTGCTGCGCGATCGGGTGGGGGATGACTCGGACTTCTGGGGCCCCTCCCTGTCCCACGCGGACCTGTCCCCTGTCCGCGGCGTCGTGAAGGAGTCGTACCCCCTGGATTCCGAGCAGCGGCTGGGCGGGCGGCGGTAA
- a CDS encoding SLBB domain-containing protein codes for MAPIPPEPFVLKPGDVLSLRIISVTPFEVGRMSVDDLGVLYVPLVGAVQVGGISLDVAEARIQEGLRRFDKYGVVSLSLVEPAGHQASVLGAVEKPGIYPLGGPTRVSELLAKAGGTRVGELERSAELIEYGDLESTRLIRAGVALPISVPEAVMGNPRHDVQVKSGDVLYVPALRGAAIAVYGDVREPRSVPWRKGLRLSEALAGAGGLVRNAADYADVRVIRGPLSKPRVYRASVTDLIGGKGTDVELARGDVVFVTSHWYYTTTDVIQRLIPLLSVGAAAAVSTQLQR; via the coding sequence ATGGCTCCCATTCCCCCCGAGCCCTTCGTGTTGAAACCGGGCGATGTGCTCTCCTTGAGAATCATTTCGGTGACCCCGTTCGAGGTCGGGCGCATGAGTGTGGACGACCTGGGCGTCCTCTACGTGCCACTCGTGGGCGCTGTCCAGGTCGGCGGCATCAGTTTGGACGTGGCGGAAGCCAGGATACAGGAAGGTCTGCGGCGCTTCGACAAGTACGGCGTCGTGTCTCTCTCGCTCGTGGAGCCAGCGGGGCACCAGGCGAGTGTCCTGGGTGCGGTCGAGAAACCGGGCATCTACCCGTTGGGCGGTCCGACGCGGGTCTCCGAGCTGCTGGCGAAGGCGGGCGGCACCCGGGTGGGAGAGTTGGAGCGGTCGGCCGAGCTGATCGAATACGGCGACCTCGAGTCCACGCGGCTGATTCGGGCGGGCGTGGCCCTGCCCATCAGCGTCCCCGAGGCCGTGATGGGCAACCCCCGGCACGACGTCCAGGTCAAGAGCGGTGACGTGCTGTACGTCCCCGCGCTGAGAGGCGCCGCGATCGCCGTCTACGGCGACGTACGCGAGCCCCGCTCGGTTCCCTGGCGCAAGGGCCTGCGGCTGTCGGAAGCCCTGGCCGGGGCGGGCGGCCTGGTCCGCAACGCGGCGGACTACGCGGACGTGCGAGTCATCCGGGGACCGCTCTCCAAGCCGCGTGTCTACCGGGCGAGCGTGACGGATCTCATCGGAGGCAAGGGAACGGATGTAGAACTGGCGCGTGGAGACGTCGTCTTCGTCACGTCTCATTGGTATTACACCACCACCGATGTCATTCAGCGCCTGATTCCCCTCCTGTCGGTGGGTGCCGCCGCGGCGGTGAGCACCCAGCTCCAACGCTAG
- a CDS encoding alkaline phosphatase family protein: MHPSHISQQPSPTVARTGGGAEQRVLLVFVDALGPSQLEFAGGLGGLPYRGHLHGILGFSCGALPTILTGTPPEQHGRMCLFSQANQGSGILSPLVHLGLLPRLIHERGRVRRLAAKALARTAGLTGYVDLYRVPPELFEWLDMPEREDLFTAERIGGQETFLSQARQAGLSVFTAPWRMPEAERWQHTVEMLRTKKPQLAFAYATEIDGALHRTGNGSQEAAAAARRVTTGIERAVEAMRAGGGEVTTIVVGDHGMADIHRVIDPRPLLRHLSGTRLFVDSTMMRFWGSDQELDRVRALVEAEGLPGRWLDTRELQARKAPVKDEPYGRAFLVLDEGNLFSPSFVGGAVRGMHGYDVDCHSARAAIASDRPIPAGVGALTDVATWIRSLLGLGGSGVSWAA; the protein is encoded by the coding sequence ATGCACCCGTCACACATCTCCCAGCAGCCCTCCCCCACGGTCGCGAGAACGGGAGGCGGCGCCGAACAGCGCGTCCTGCTCGTCTTCGTCGATGCGCTCGGGCCGTCACAGCTCGAGTTCGCGGGCGGGCTGGGAGGGCTGCCCTACCGGGGCCACCTGCACGGTATCCTGGGCTTCTCCTGCGGCGCACTGCCCACGATCCTCACCGGAACCCCGCCCGAGCAGCACGGGCGCATGTGCCTCTTCTCCCAGGCGAATCAGGGCTCCGGCATCCTCTCGCCGCTCGTCCACCTGGGCCTCTTGCCGCGCCTCATCCACGAGCGGGGCCGGGTGCGGCGGCTGGCGGCCAAGGCACTCGCGCGCACCGCGGGGCTCACCGGCTACGTGGACCTCTACCGGGTTCCGCCCGAGCTCTTCGAGTGGCTGGACATGCCCGAGCGCGAGGATCTCTTCACCGCCGAGCGCATCGGCGGACAGGAGACGTTCCTGTCCCAGGCGCGCCAGGCGGGACTGAGTGTCTTCACCGCGCCCTGGCGCATGCCCGAGGCCGAGCGCTGGCAGCACACCGTGGAGATGCTGCGCACGAAGAAGCCCCAGCTCGCGTTCGCGTACGCGACCGAGATCGACGGCGCGCTCCACCGCACGGGCAACGGCAGCCAGGAGGCGGCGGCGGCCGCGCGCCGGGTGACGACCGGCATCGAGCGCGCGGTGGAGGCGATGCGCGCGGGCGGCGGCGAGGTGACCACCATCGTCGTGGGCGATCACGGCATGGCGGACATCCACCGCGTCATCGACCCGCGACCCCTCCTGCGGCACCTCTCGGGCACGCGCCTGTTCGTGGACAGCACGATGATGCGCTTCTGGGGCAGCGACCAGGAGCTGGACCGGGTGCGAGCCCTGGTGGAGGCCGAGGGGCTTCCGGGACGGTGGCTGGACACGCGTGAACTCCAGGCGCGCAAGGCGCCCGTGAAGGACGAACCGTACGGACGCGCGTTCCTGGTGCTCGACGAGGGCAACCTCTTCTCCCCGAGCTTCGTGGGAGGCGCGGTGCGCGGCATGCACGGCTACGACGTGGACTGTCACTCGGCCCGGGCGGCGATCGCCTCGGACCGGCCCATTCCCGCGGGTGTCGGGGCGCTCACGGACGTGGCGACCTGGATCCGCTCCCTGCTCGGCCTGGGCGGCTCGGGGGTGTCATGGGCGGCCTGA
- a CDS encoding glycosyltransferase family 4 protein, producing the protein MGGLTVAWINESARPVGGAERYIRETARELAQHGVRSFLFYDVGASPDPSPVMLEPFEGAFPIVDLARQLRELAPDVVYVHQLGVEGTRALRDSPAPVMRFFHDHRMFCLREHKYTTLTKTTCTQTVGSACITCLGFIGRTAQWPGVKLASLRELQAEQELVRHEEMGVVGSEYMAGHIAAHGFDRARLHVLPLYARPPADAPQPVQREEDLLLAVGQLSTGKGIDVLLHALTRTSRPARLRLVGQGRQQEELKALTKALRLQDRVTFVGPLSSSEALSAEYRRATCLVFPSRAPETLGLVGLEALAHGTPVIGSLIGGIGEWLLPERTGLGVPSGDPAALAAAIDRMLGDKALREKMGQEGLRLHRERFLPEHHVAGLHRLLQRVASEGRRRA; encoded by the coding sequence ATGGGCGGCCTGACCGTCGCGTGGATCAACGAGAGCGCGCGGCCGGTGGGTGGTGCCGAGCGCTATATCCGGGAAACGGCGCGGGAGCTCGCCCAGCACGGCGTGCGCTCCTTCCTGTTCTACGACGTCGGGGCCTCGCCGGACCCCTCGCCCGTGATGCTGGAGCCCTTCGAGGGGGCCTTCCCCATCGTGGACCTGGCGCGGCAGTTGCGCGAGCTCGCGCCGGACGTGGTGTACGTGCACCAGCTGGGCGTGGAGGGCACCCGTGCCCTGCGCGACTCACCCGCGCCCGTGATGCGCTTCTTCCACGACCACCGGATGTTCTGCCTGCGCGAGCACAAGTACACCACGCTCACGAAGACGACCTGCACCCAGACGGTGGGCAGCGCGTGCATCACGTGCCTGGGCTTCATCGGGCGCACGGCCCAGTGGCCCGGCGTCAAGCTGGCCTCCCTGCGCGAGCTCCAGGCCGAGCAGGAGCTGGTGCGCCACGAGGAGATGGGGGTCGTCGGCTCCGAGTACATGGCGGGCCACATCGCCGCCCATGGGTTCGACCGCGCCCGCCTCCACGTCCTGCCGCTCTACGCCCGGCCTCCCGCCGACGCGCCCCAGCCCGTGCAGCGCGAGGAGGATCTGCTGCTGGCCGTGGGTCAGCTCAGCACCGGCAAGGGCATCGACGTGCTGCTGCACGCGCTCACGCGCACCTCACGGCCCGCCCGGCTTCGCCTGGTGGGACAGGGGCGGCAGCAGGAGGAGCTCAAGGCCCTGACCAAGGCCCTGCGGCTCCAGGACCGGGTCACCTTCGTGGGCCCCCTGTCCTCCAGCGAAGCCCTGTCGGCCGAGTACCGCCGCGCCACCTGTCTCGTCTTCCCCAGCCGCGCGCCGGAGACGTTGGGGCTCGTCGGACTCGAGGCCCTGGCGCACGGCACGCCCGTCATCGGCAGCCTCATCGGCGGCATCGGCGAGTGGCTCCTCCCCGAGCGCACCGGCCTGGGCGTGCCCTCCGGCGACCCCGCCGCGCTGGCGGCCGCGATCGACCGGATGCTCGGCGACAAGGCCCTGCGCGAGAAGATGGGCCAGGAGGGCTTGCGGCTGCATCGCGAGCGCTTCCTGCCCGAGCACCATGTCGCCGGCCTGCACCGCTTGCTGCAGCGCGTGGCCTCCGAGGGCAGGAGGCGGGCATGA
- a CDS encoding glycosyltransferase family 2 protein, with product MNHTTTDGKITIIMRTKNAAWVVGQALSALFSQKRRDFELLVVDSGSTDATLDIVSRYPCRLVKIEAKEYFPGLVLNMAIREAKGSLIVFQNSDTVPLVTDALERLVAPIENGSADATFARQLPRPEAHTWVRRDYAAAFPETGDAPPWMAYSLPFAAMTRAAWEKHPFYEDAWGSEDTEWGYWARNNGLRVRYVPEALVMHSHNYTLRQLYGRRFIEGEADAFILREHASLARFAVRTGISCARDALAHVAARDLPGLALTFPRRLVYHWAHLQGHRLGEQRRRSGNRDASVGQKVVLERQ from the coding sequence ATGAATCACACGACGACGGACGGGAAGATCACCATCATCATGCGCACGAAGAACGCCGCCTGGGTCGTCGGGCAGGCGCTCAGCGCCCTGTTCTCCCAGAAGCGCCGGGACTTCGAGCTGCTCGTGGTGGACTCCGGCTCCACCGACGCCACGCTCGACATCGTGAGCCGCTACCCCTGCCGGCTCGTGAAGATCGAGGCCAAGGAGTACTTCCCCGGCCTGGTGCTCAACATGGCCATCCGCGAGGCCAAGGGCAGCCTCATCGTCTTCCAGAACTCGGACACGGTGCCGCTCGTCACCGACGCGCTGGAGCGGCTGGTGGCGCCCATCGAGAACGGAAGCGCCGACGCGACGTTCGCGCGCCAGCTCCCCCGGCCCGAGGCCCATACCTGGGTGCGCCGGGACTACGCCGCGGCGTTCCCCGAGACGGGCGACGCGCCGCCCTGGATGGCCTACTCGCTGCCCTTCGCGGCGATGACGCGCGCGGCCTGGGAGAAGCACCCCTTCTACGAGGATGCGTGGGGCTCGGAGGACACCGAGTGGGGCTACTGGGCGCGCAACAACGGCCTGCGCGTGCGCTACGTGCCCGAGGCGCTCGTGATGCACTCGCACAACTACACGCTCCGGCAGCTCTACGGGCGGCGCTTCATCGAGGGCGAGGCGGACGCGTTCATCCTGCGTGAGCATGCGTCCCTGGCCCGGTTCGCCGTACGCACGGGCATCTCCTGTGCCCGCGATGCGCTGGCCCACGTCGCGGCGAGGGATCTGCCGGGGCTCGCGCTCACCTTCCCCCGGCGGCTCGTCTACCACTGGGCCCACCTGCAGGGGCATCGGCTGGGAGAGCAGCGGCGGCGCAGCGGCAACCGCGACGCCAGCGTGGGACAGAAGGTCGTGCTCGAGCGGCAGTGA